Proteins encoded in a region of the Polynucleobacter antarcticus genome:
- a CDS encoding flavin reductase family protein yields the protein MTPFNSQELRKGFSSFATGVTVITCLDADQTPFGVTISSFNTVSLEPPLVLWSLKQRSHLMPYFEVGHKQLIHVLERSQESIAMHFATVKENQFVNIPHTSTLSGLAHIDGCVAYYECETVSIHTGGDHNIIVAKVLGLKNHPEREPLIFSRSQFVGLDVAEEKTI from the coding sequence CTCACAAGAACTACGCAAAGGATTTTCATCCTTTGCCACTGGGGTTACGGTCATTACTTGCCTAGATGCCGACCAAACACCTTTTGGTGTCACCATCAGCTCTTTTAATACCGTCTCTTTAGAGCCGCCATTGGTTCTCTGGAGCCTCAAGCAACGCTCGCACTTGATGCCCTATTTTGAAGTTGGTCATAAACAACTGATTCATGTTTTAGAAAGATCTCAAGAATCGATCGCGATGCATTTTGCTACCGTCAAAGAAAATCAGTTTGTAAACATCCCGCACACAAGTACTTTGAGTGGTCTCGCCCACATTGATGGCTGCGTTGCTTATTACGAATGTGAAACAGTTTCCATACATACTGGCGGAGATCACAATATTATTGTGGCTAAAGTACTCGGCTTAAAAAATCATCCCGAGCGTGAGCCCCTTATTTTTTCTCGTAGTCAGTTTGTTGGGCTAGATGTCGCCGAAGAAAAAACTATTTAA
- a CDS encoding glutathione S-transferase family protein, with product MMRLWGRKSSINVQKVLWCLAELGLEEGKDFERIDAGLHFGKNRTPEFLKLNPNGLVPTLEDGDLVLWESNTILRYLIRQYDQNKRFPTDTASQYRSEKWMDWQVGTMWPVLRIAFLGLTRTPEPERNHESIRKSFEDTTQLLTLLDQDLALQKYCSGNIFHIGDISLALCVSRWFLLHQTFPDQTGPRTPLKNIDAWMKRLEDHTQYAVVAESQLNIIK from the coding sequence ATGATGCGTTTATGGGGTAGAAAAAGTTCTATCAATGTTCAAAAAGTTTTATGGTGCCTCGCTGAGCTTGGGCTCGAAGAAGGAAAAGATTTTGAACGCATTGATGCAGGACTTCACTTTGGGAAAAATCGCACCCCAGAGTTCTTGAAGCTCAATCCCAATGGCTTAGTACCCACATTGGAAGATGGTGATCTTGTCCTGTGGGAATCGAATACCATCTTGCGCTATCTAATTCGTCAATATGACCAAAACAAGCGCTTTCCAACAGATACCGCTAGTCAATACCGTTCGGAGAAGTGGATGGATTGGCAAGTAGGGACGATGTGGCCAGTATTACGGATCGCTTTTCTGGGGCTCACTCGCACACCCGAGCCCGAACGCAATCATGAGAGTATTCGAAAATCATTTGAAGATACTACTCAACTACTCACCTTACTAGATCAAGATCTGGCCTTACAAAAATATTGCTCCGGAAATATTTTTCACATTGGCGATATTTCCCTGGCGCTGTGCGTCAGTCGCTGGTTTCTCTTACATCAAACCTTTCCAGATCAGACTGGGCCGCGTACGCCATTAAAAAATATTGATGCTTGGATGAAAAGGCTAGAAGACCATACGCAATATGCTGTCGTAGCCGAATCCCAACTCAATATTATTAAGTAA